From a single Fusarium fujikuroi IMI 58289 draft genome, chromosome FFUJ_chr03 genomic region:
- a CDS encoding related to 2-dehydropantoate 2-reductase family protein, producing MDKARILLVGCGGIGCIAALNLEFGGRAEVTAVLRSSYQIVKERGFTINSVDHGQILSFRPTEILPSIPDASKSSISPFDYIICATKNIPVISTPVADLIRPAVTAGHTTILLLQNGLNIQVPVQEAFPDNVILSGISMCGSSEPKSGIIEHNLHDELRIGPFEDSGNAAERAKDLVARFNAGGRCTCHYDDNVTFSRWKKLLYNAVYNPVGALTRLDTGDMQLCPGLVDEVIRPGMKEIQAAAAAYGQELTDEMVEATIVTEPIDAHVSPSMLIDVRKEQYIEVENLLGEPLRAAQARRVPTPILQNHYSLASSYQWKLHSKKDVSETR from the exons ATGGATAAGGCAAGAATTCTACTCGTCGGCTGTGGGGGAATAGGCTGTATAGCAGCCCTCAACCTCGAGTTCGGAGGCCGGGCTGAGGTTACAGCTGTGCTGCGCTCAAGCTATCAGATAGTCAAAGAGCGAGGATTCACCATCAATTCTGTCGATCATGGTCAAATTCTAAGCTTCAGGCCAACCGAGA TCCTACCATCTATTCCTGATGCCTCCAAGTCCAGCATCTCACCCTTCGACTACATTATCTGTGCCACCAAGAACATACCAGTCATCTCTACACCGGTGGCTGATCTGATACGCCCTGCCGTTACGGCCGGACACACCACCATCTTGCTCCTTCAGAATGGACTCAACATTCAAGTTCCTGTCCAGGAGGCATTTCCAGATAATGTAATTCTCTCTGGTATCAGTATGTGTGGTTCCTCGGAGCCCAAATCTGGCATAATCGAACACAATCTGCACGATGAGCTGCGTATTGGCCCCTTTGAAGACTCTGGCAACGCTGCTGAGCGAGCAAAGGATCTTGTAGCACGCTTCAATGCTGGAGGACGCTGCACTTGCCACTACGATGATAACGTCACCTTTTCTAGATGGAAGAAGCTCCTCTATAATGCTGTCTACAACCCAGTTGGTGCTCTGACAAGACTGGACACTGGTGATATGCAGCTTTGTCCTGGCCTCGTTGACGAGGTTATACGGCCTGGCATGAAAGAAATACAAGCTGCAGCCGCAGCTTATGGACAGGAGCTTACAGATGAGATGGTAGAAGCAACGATTGTGACAGAACCTATTGATGCTCATGTATCACCCAGTATGTTGATAGATGTTAGAAAG GAACAATACATTGAGGTAGAAAACCTCCTCGGCGAACCGCTTAGAGCTGCTCAGGCACGTCGAGTACCAACCCCGATTCTTCAGAATCACTACTCTCTAGCAAGTAGCTATCAGTGGAAGCTCCACAGCAAGAAAGATGTTTCAGAGACGAGATGA
- a CDS encoding related to long chain fatty alcohol oxidase — protein MTVPQPISPRPQAPIATALPNAPPTDFFSPVQWDVFFALVDGVLPSITSESDVIDDQAQIQLPDHQVNAVLDRSAEALAAPATRDNIRAFLRDRPVNDARFRDNLMRTLAISPPDQLKRLAGLLSLMSFFPPSSTRPGSYFITGYWQPIYNQPTHVREAILKSWATSPKERWSALAKTMSAMSFKAYSQTSSALYQLSGYSDAPKDWQPKETFNYDFLQIEPGDDAHAIETDVVIIGSGCGGGVCAKNLAEAGHKVIVVDKAYHYPSTHLPMAQDAACAHLYDNAGFFLTEDSGCTVTSGSAWGGGGTVNWSVCLKPQDFVREEWADEGLPFFTSADFDECLDRVWEFQGAGTDRIRHNHRNRVLLNGSNKLGWTARPAPVNTGGREHFCGQCHLGCGLAEKRGPAVSWLPDAAKAGSQFMEGFQVDKILFDYDGQTAIGIEGEWVSRGSAGDMNDANNRIKRRVIVRAKKVILAAGSLWSPIVLKNSGITNPNVGANLHLHPCNFVTAVWKEETIPWEGGIITSYCPQFDNVDGSGYGTKLETTCMVPFTILSQPSWTSGLDAKLHMTKLRHMNAWISLTRDRDAGSVFPDPTTGRPRIDYTPSDYDRAHTIQGVEALAKICYVTGAVEIRPLLKGLEPFVRRGETSSEHSLDSKGSVADPETTDPAFAAWLSRVREVGNKPPTAPWSSAHQMGTCRMSASSDEGVVDGKGRVWGTDNLYVADGSVFPSASGVNPMITIMAIADWISRGVDADLRA, from the exons atgacCGTTCCACAACCGAtttctcctcgtcctcagGCTCCTATTGCCACAGCTTTGCCCAATGCTCCACCAACcgacttcttttctcctGTTCAATGGGATGTCTTCTTTGCACTTGTCGACGGTGTCTTGCCCTCCATCACCTCAGAGTCTGATGTGATCGACGATCAGGCTCAGATTCAGCTTCCAGACCATCAAGTCAATGCTGTCCTCGATCGTAGTGCCGAGGCTCTGGCAGCCCCAGCGACTAGAGACAATATCCGTGCCTTTCTCCGTGATAGGCCTGTCAATGATGCTCGCTTTAGAGATAACCTCATGAGGACCCTAGCCATATCCCCGCCCGACCAACTCAAACGCCTTGCTGGGTTATTGAGCTTGATGTC TTTTTTCCCCCCCTCAAGCACCCGTCCTGGTAGCTACTTCATCACCGGCTACTGGCAACCAATATACAACCAGCCCACCCACGTCCGCGAAGCCATCCTCAAATCATGGGCCACGTCTCCTAAGGAACGCTGGTCCGCTCTGGCCAAAACGATGTCTGCCATGTCTTTCAAGGCATATTCTCAAACCAGTTCGGCTCTCTACCAGCTCTCGGGCTACTCAGATGCCCCCAAGGACTGGCAGCCCAAGGAAACCTTCAACTATGACTTTCTTCAGATCGAGCCCGGCGACGACGCACATGCCATAGAGACCGATGTTGTCATTATCGGTTCCGGCTGTGGCGGAGGTGTCTGTGCCAAGAATCTAGCAGAGGCTGGCCACAAAGTCATTGTCGTGGATAAGGCCTATCACTACCCTTCAACACACCTCCCCATGGCTCAGGATGCCGCCTGTGCTCACCTCTACGACAACGCGGGCTTCTTTTTGACGGAAGACTCTGGTTGTACCGTCACTTCTGGCAGTGCATGGGGTGGGGGAGGTACCGTCAACTGGAGCGTATGTCTCAAGCCCCAAGACTTTGTGCGAGAGGAATGGGCGGATGAGGGCCTTCCTTTCTTCACATCCGCAGATTTCGACGAGTGTCTAGACCGTGTGTGGGAGTTTCAAGGGGCTGGCACTGACCGGATACGCCACAATCACCGAAACAGAGTCCTTCTAAATGGCTCAAACAAGCTCGGCTGGACGGCACGTCCAGCTCCCGTCAACACGGGAGGGAGGGAGCACTTCTGTGGCCAGTGTCACCTTGGCTGTGGCCTGGCCGAAAAGCGAGGGCCAGCTGTGAGCTGGTTACCGGACGCTGCCAAGGCCGGCTCTCAGTTCATGGAAGGATTTCAGGTCGACAAGATCCTGTTTGATTATGACGGGCAGACTGCCATTGGCATCGAGGGAGAGTGGGTGTCGAGAGGTAGTGCAGGTGACATGAATGACGCGAACAACAGAATCAAGAGACGGGTCATAGTCAGGGCCAAGAAGGTAATCCTTGCAGCCGGCTCATTATGGAGCCCGATCGTCCTCAAGAACAGCGGTATTACT AATCCGAATGTGGGAGCTAATTTGCACCTTCATCCTTGCAACTTTGTCACAGCAGTATGGAAGGAGGAAACGATACCTTGGGAGGGAGGCATTATCACCAGCTACTGTCCCCAGTTTGACAACGTCGACGGTAGTGGATACGGAACGAAGCTGGAAACGACGTGCATGGTG CCATTCACAATTCTGTCGCAACCGTCATGGACCAGCGGCCTAGATGCAAAACTCCATATGACAAAGTTGCGTCACATGAACGCTTGGATATCGTTGACCAGAGATCGTGACGCAGGCAGCGTCTTTCCAGACCCCACGACTGGTCGACCTCGCATTGACTATACTCCCTCGGACTATGATCGAGCCCATACCATCCAGGGGGTGGAGGCTTTGGCTAAGATATGCTATGTCACGGGAGCAGTCGAGATACGTCCTCTTCTTAAGGGCCTGGAGCCCTTTGTGCGCAGGGGAGAGACGTCCTCGGAGCATTCGCTCGACTCCAAAGGCTCAGTGGCCGATCCAGAGACCACTGACCCAGCCTTTGCCGCCTGGCTCAGCCGCGTCCGCGAAGTGGGCAACAAACCACCGACGGCCCCTTGGAGCTCAGCCCATCAGATGGGCACGTGCCGCATGAGCGCGAGCAGCGATGAGGGCGTGGTTGATGGGAAGGGAAGGGTCTGGGGCACGGATAACCTTTACGTCGCAGATGGAAGCGTGTTTCCCAGCGCCAGTGGCGTGAATCCCATGATCACCATTATGGCCATCGCGGATTGGATATCACGCGGCGTGGACGCAGACCTGAGGGCGTGA
- a CDS encoding related to fluconazole resistance protein (FLU1), translated as MGGNETQLFGSGSAPAGSPNVDVEKRHDSSDESGWSDTESWDPLKLSRMRKLHIVIAGFTCTFNGNFGSSMPSGALDIIAEQFSITNPVHLILLNSLYMVGYVLGPLLFGPLSEYIGRRPVLIGTYLGYIVFMLACSGAPNYAALLVFRFLGGINAAAPTTVIGGLYADILDNPSTRGNAMALYMTVTTIGPLIGPIVSGFSSPVSWRWPFWIAGMMAIAGLPLIITIPETYAPVLHNKMVKAHIKRQEKDNKKNKTGPTDEEPLELKPFNVRKIFLRPMKLLFTEPILASTSVYLTLAYSVFYLMFQAYPRVFQGFYGLSPGMAGLAYIPFCVGVVLSLGVFAIYTRYHDRQTAAGAEWTKNHIYRRLPLACIASPCMVISLFWLGWTVWESWSPIIPSLGGIFFGLGFQLLFMGMTNYLTDVFRSHSASALGAAAMLRSVGATTLPLAADSMYDNMGFHWAPSVLAFIAVAMGVIPFVFIRYGERLACSSKTAKEAFAIRD; from the exons ATGGGAGGAAACGAAACTCAGCTATTCGGCAGCGGTTCCGCCCCGGCTGGCTCTCCCAATGTAGACGTCGAAAAGAGACACGACTCCTCAGACGAATCTGGCTGGTCTGACACAGAATCTTGGGATCCTCTCAAACTCTCACGTATGAGAAAACTACATATTGTCATCGCCGGCTTCACGTGTACTTTCAATGGAAACTTTGGCTCTTCTATGCCCTCGGGAGCTCTCGATATCATCGCCGAGCAGTTCAGCATTACCAACCCCGTTCACCTCATACTCCTCAACTCTCTATATATGGTGGGCTATGTCCTAGGGCCTCTTCTCTTTGGACCTCTCAGTGAATACATTGGTCGGCGGCCTGTCCTCATTGGCACTTACCTGGGATACATCGTCTTTATGCTGGCTTGTTCGGGCGCACCCAACTATGCTGCCCTCCTAGTCTTTAGGTTTCTCGGTGGCATCAACGCTGCTGCTCCAACCACTGTCATCGGGGGTCTGTACGCTGATATCCTCGACAATCCTTCGACTAGAGGTAACGCCATGGCTCTTTACATGACCGTCACTACAATCGGTCCTCTCATTGGGCCCATTGTGTCTGGCTTCTCGTCTCCCGTCTCCTGGCGCTGGCCATTCTGGATTGCTGGCATGATGGCCATTGCAGGTCTTCCTCTCATCATTACCATCCCAGAGACTTATGCCCCTGTGCTCCATAATAAGATGGTCAAGGCCCATATCAAGAGGCAAGAgaaagacaacaagaagaacaagactggGCCAACCGACGAGGAGCCCCTGGAGCTGAAGCCCTTCAACGTCCGCAAGATCTTCCTTCGACCTATGAAGCTTCTCTTTACTGAGCCTATCCTTGCATCCACTTCGGTGTATTTGACCTTAGCCTACTCTGTATTTTACCTCATGTTTCAGGCGTATCCTCGTGTTTTCCAAG GGTTCTATGGTCTTTCTCCCGGTATGGCAGGGCTTGCGTATATTCCAT TCTGCGTTGGTGTTGTACTGTCTCTGGGTGTCTTCGCAATTTATACCCGATACCATGACAGGCAaactgctgctggtgctgaaTGGACAAAGAACCATATCTATCGAAGACTTCCTCTTGCGTGCATTGCTTCCCCTTG CATGGTGATTTCTCTCTTCTGGCTAGGCTGGACGGTCTGGGAGTCATGGAGTCCCATCATTCCGAGCCTCGGCGGTATATTCTTCGGCCTCGGTTTCCAGCTCCTCTTCATGGGAATGACCAACTATCTCACCGACGTGTTCCGAAGCCATTCTGCCTCTGCCCTCGGTGCTGCTGCCATGTTGCGATCTGTCGGGGCCACCACGCTACCCCTCGCCGCGGACAGCATGTATGATAACATGGGGTTTCACTGGGCGCCTTCGGTCCTCGCATTCATTGCTGTGGCGATGGGTGTCATTCCCTTTGTTTTCATCAGATATGGTGAGCGTCTAGCATGTAGTAGCAAGACTGCTAAGGAGGCGTTTGCTATCCGGGACTGA
- a CDS encoding related to acetamidase regulatory protein has translation MPTERRNATAHAPTGNAQQAVTRRRTNGRACIACHQRKVRCDILEKGTPCSHCRIQNKPNCTIYEKKKTRSSRASNSRPSPVPLQPRYSSQQPQPQPQRQQPQPQCLTAPATPRATAALWPGVTMDPIARPSSSTGHYQHDSPSTMQDSGENEETYETRNLADFIGQDLPKVGEISRSERLYFIGTEFSNLNHLVRHRALRRDQKDVLHFGTRRLARKVPTVPEEALKLPPKALADELVTAYFAHVNPGFPIVDEDEFMTSYNGSDVPKLVSLPLLNAIFLVGAHVLSSTREDCRASTYTFFRRAKTLFDYRFEQHRETYLQVALLLTWQCDNLEDIVDNSWHWIGIGARTAFGMGMHRDAGASTLNTIDKRQWVRLWWCLFQFDVMVSASFGRPQAINLEESDTPMLDESHFQGIPHGNPTFAIEHTKLCIIFSKAMRRRVALRATEADRAAATKEADEELAEFITQLPQSLQIPHSDPDTWQATLHLSYHNFLTLLHRPPPHQDPNRFSPHSAMDHSICGDAVVAINSIFESLRSRNSLCNLWLPSVHVLFTSLLHVASELNSPNPLIAAKSSRMFDSLIYTLRDISQNWIYAKSLLRLFEERTMWKKRQRGHVLGSSEDRTIQQSQESPTTRTGASEFSLRPDPLGVPSIMGDAPSTLQSSSAPVPEPAYGFDFDFGVHQGLSYGEGFSNGLDIAGNGSEAMNLLPVPSVLEFLLAGVDNQYDF, from the exons ATGCCCACCGAAAGGCGCAATGCTACTGCCCATGCTCCAACTGGGAATGCTCAGCAAGCTGTCACTAGACGACGAACCA atggaagagcttgcaTAGCTTGCCACCAACGCAAAGTCCGTTGTGATATCCTTGAAAAGGGCACACCTTGCTCTCACTGCCGGATCCAAAATAAGCCCAATTGTACAATAtacgagaagaaaaagacaagatcatctcGTGCATCTAATTCTCGTCCCAGCCCCGTCCCCCTCCAGCCTCGTTATTCTtcccaacagcctcagcctcagcctcagcgacAGCAACCACAACCGCAATGCCTCACAGCTCCTGCGACACCCAGAGCAACGGCAGCCCTCTGGCCGGGAGTGACCATGGATCCGATTGCGCGGCCAAGTTCAAGCACTGGCCATTATCAGCACGACTCTCCCTCCACGATGCAAGACTCTGGCGAGAATGAGGAAACTTACGAGACTCGCAACCTAGCTGATTTTATCGGCCAAGACTTACCCAAAGTCGGCGAGATCTCACGTTCTGAACGCCTCTACTTTATCGGCACCGAGTTCTCGAACCTCAACCATCTCGTGCGTCACAGAGCTCTACGAAGGGATCAAAAGGACGTGTTGCACTTTGGGACGCGTAGACTTGCGAGAAAGGTTCCTACAGTCCCTGAAGAAGCTCTAAAGTTACCCCCTAAAGCCTtggctgatgagcttgtcaCAGCGTATTTTGCCCACGTCAATCCAGGGTTTCCAAttgtcgacgaggatgaattCATGACAAGCTACAATGGCTCTGATGTTCCGAAACTAGTGTCCTTACCATTGCTGAACGCCATATTCCTCGTCGGCGCCCATGTACTCTCCTCCACCCGAGAAGACTGTAGGGCCAGCACTTACACCTTCTTCCGTAGAGCCAAAACGCTCTTCGACTACCGCTTCGAGCAGCACCGTGAGACGTACCTCCAAGTTGCTCTCCTATTGACATGGCAGTGTGACAACCTCGAAGATATCGTTGATAACTCATGGCACTGGATCGGAATCGGGGCCCGCACTGCCTTTGGAATGGGCATGCACCGGGACGCCGGTGCCAGTACCCTGAACACCATAGACAAACGTCAATGGGTCCGGCTCTGGTGGTGTCTATTTCAGTTTGACGTCATGGTTTCGGCTTCGTTTGGTCGACCGCAAGCAAT AAACCTAGAAGAGTCGGACACCCCAATGCTCGACGAAAGTCATTTTCAAGGCATTCCTCATGGCAACCCGACTTTCGCCATCGAGCATACAAAACTGtgcatcatcttctccaaggccATGAGACGACGTGTTGCCTTACGAGCCACAGAAGCCGATAGAGCAGCGGCAACCAaggaagctgatgaggaaCTTGCTGAGTTCATAACCCAACTGCCGCAAAGCCTCCAAATCCCACACTCCGACCCGGACACTTGGCAAGCAACTCTTCACCTCTCGTATCACAACTTTCTTACTCTTCTCCACCGACCTCCGCCTCATCAAGATCCGAACCGGTTTTCACCTCACTCTGCCATGGACCACAGCATCTGTGGTGATGCTGTTGTAGCGATAAACTCTATCTTTGAATCTCTCCGCTCAAGGAATTCGTTATGCAATCTGTGGCTGCCTTCCGTCCATGTTCTTTTCACCAGCCTACTGCATGTTGCCAGTGAGCTAAACTCTCCCAATCCTCTCATTGCTGCAAAGTCATCCCGCATGTTTGACTCTCTTATCTACACACTCCGAGATATATCACAGAATTGGATATATGCCAAGAGTCTACTGCGGCTCTTTGAGGAACGGACTATGTGGaaaaagagacagagagGGCATGTACTAGGATCATCTGAAGATCGGACCATTCAACAAAGTCAAGAGTCTCCAACTACTCGTACGGGCGCTTCTGAGTTTTCGCTGCGCCCTGATCCTCTAGGTGTCCCCAGTATCATGGGCGATGCTCCATCAACTCTTCAGTCATCTTCTGCCCCAGTACCTGAACCAGCATACGGCTTTGATTTCGACTTCGGTGTGCACCAGGGTCTTTCATATGGCGAGGGCTTTTCAAACGGCCTTGACATAGCCGGGAATGGGAGCGAGGCCATGAATCTGCTCCCTGTGCCTTCGGTATTGGAGTTTCTACTGGCTGGTGTCGATAATCAGTATGACTTCTGA
- a CDS encoding related to PDE2-high affinity 3`,5`-cyclic-nucleotide phosphodiesterase, with the protein MDRAACHVIYVNRNVSENGLIHSASGDSTSDWATDEARHVVQPLLDAFGDVHVCASGGACLAKLFELQEGSMLDLKPTLVLLDTPNDDPVPEARRRASSPSPSCSSSNENVDIHTPDEALYGLGLLQKIITEAHLRGMSKLVVPIPVISNSEAGHPTTNGQMTDGTAEQKPLPLGSLDKNRQLIRRCLDLGAVDVIICPMSTKCITSLEICAYRAHRDAAKEQSTLLEIRQGRKRSWVGVNEEKPFAYLREAMVSGLMKGICRLGTSDDQINNAHVAVSSERQSAIAEAIGSWRFCAHSFTDDELLVAAMDMFRHALSMPELERWRIHADQLISFLVACRAAYNSFVPYHNFRHVVDVLQATFNFLVHIGALSPYPSGTESRPMPEKSPMASLITPFEALTLLITAIGHDVGHPGVNNGFLVTLNAPLAQLYNDRSVLESFHCAAYSQILRRYWPSAFEDTKMRNLMISSILATDMGLHFDYMKKLGDVQERLQANNSADGWNGRQIEENKSLACSLLIKCADISNVARNHEIALKWTYILSEEFSRQASMESELSIPSSLMTPPKQDMTSLAKGQLGFMNLFATPLFQGVADIMPAMQYTVDELEMNKSLFELKLQQEKEKQPLDDPIRRRLLKEGTFSPRTMSFAVPQEEEKEEKRDMTPLFEALDRGSDTTPVGNGELPMPRPERDDLSPADSQRTMGPSATNGVAGDHRGSNGSASTFDAVRELANSDPFRTQTRRDSAKQRSSETTDGSVSGACSGDWASQATSATTGKMPMSPSTRGTSIVSGDSTEHAVGIPKINVDSASLKDSSGTLHQDGSPIDDETRSDASTTGGSIGRAEGKSLRKKTSRFRIKDLPFFRRHKGTNSPSTADMTG; encoded by the exons ATGGACCGCGCCGCCTGTCACGTTATTTACGTCAATCGCAATGTCAGCGAAAATGGATTGATTCACAGCGCTTCTGGTGACAGCACATCCGATTGGGCAACGGATGAGGCTCGTCACGTCGTACAACCTCTGCTAGATGCCTTCGGCGACG TTCACGTTTGCGCATCTGGAGGTGCCTGCTTAGCAAAATTATTCGAATTACAAGAGGGTTCAATGCTGGACCTGAAGCCAACCCTGGTTCTCCTTGATACGCCAAACGATGACCCAGTACCCGAAGCGCGGAGAAGGGCGTCGTCACCTTCACCCTCATGCAGCTCTTCCAACGAAAATGTCGACATTCACACACCCGACGAAGCACTATATGGTCTGGGACTGCTGCAAAAAATCATCACCGAAGCGCATTTGCGCGGTATGTCTAAACTCGTTGTACCGATTCCGGTGATAAGCAATTCTGAGGCAGGTCACCCCACAACCAACGGACAGATGACCGACGGCACAGCTGAGCAGAAGCCTTTGCCATTGGGATCGCTTGACAAAAATCGTCAGCTCATTAGGAGGTGCCTAGATCTGGGGGCGGTCGACGTCATAATTTGTCCAATGAGCACCAAATGTATTACAAGTCTGGAAATCTGCGCCTATCGGGCTCACAGAGATGCCGCCAAGGAACAGTCAACCCTGCTGGAAATTAGACAAGGTCGAAAACGGTCGTGGGTGGGAGTCAACGAAGAGAAGCCCTTCGCATACCTTCGTGAAGCCATGGTATCCGGTCTGATGAAAGGAATATGCCGTTTAGGCACCAGTGACGACCAAATCAACAATGCTCATGTGGCCGTCTCTTCAGAACGACAATCTGCCATTGCTGAGGCAATAGGAAGTTGGCGCTTCTGCGCTCACTCATTCACCGATGATGAGTTGTTGGTGGCCGCAATGGACATGTTTCGACATGCCTTGTCTATGCCAGAACTTGAGCGATGGCGGATACATGCAG ACCAACTAATCAGCTTCCTTGTTGCTTGCCGTGCTGCATACAATAGCTTTGTGCCTTACCACAATTTCCGTCATGTTGTGGATGTATTACAAGCTACCTTCAATTTCCTGGTACATATCGGTGCTCTGTCGCCGTATCCTTCGGGTACCGAGTCCCGTCCCATGCCAGAGAAGTCGCCTATGGCTTCTCTCATAACTCCGTTTGAAGCGTTGACGCTCCTGATCACCGCTATTGGGCATGACGTCGGACACCCTGGCGTGAACAACGGTTTCCTTGTGACACTAAATGCTCCCCTAGCACAGTTGTACAACGATCGATCTGTTTTGGAATCGTTCCATTGCGCTGCTTACTCGCAGATTCTTCGACGATACTGGCCCTCCGCCTTCGAAGACACAAAGATGCGTAACCTGATGATTAGCTCTATCTTGGCTACGGATATGGGCTTGCATTTCGACTATATGAAGAAGCTCGGAGATGTTCAAGAACGACTTCAAGCTAATAATAGCGCCGACGGTTGGAATGGTCGGCAAATTGAAGAGAACAAGTCTCTTGCTTGTTCGTTACTCATCAAATGTGCTGATATTAGCAACGTG GCACGAAATCATGAAATAGCTTTGAAGTGGACTTACATTCTCTCAGAAGAGTTCTCCCGACAAGCCTCGATGGAGAGTGAGCTGAGCATCCCTTCATCACTTATGACACCGCCCAAGCAAGACATGACTTCACTGGCTAAAGGCCAACTCGGCTTTATGAATCTTTTTGCCACCCCTCTATTCCAAGGCGTCGCCGACATCATGCCCGCTATGCAGTACACcgtcgacgagcttgagatgAATAAGAGTCTCTTCGAGCTTAAGCTTCaacaagagaaagaaaagcaacCCCTAGATGACCCAATCAGGAGACGTCTCCTGAAGGAAGGTACATTTTCCCCAAGGACCATGAGTTTTGCTGTACcacaagaggaggagaaagaggagaagagagatatGACACCTCTGTTCGAGGCACTGGATCGCGGATCGGACACGACCCCTGTAGGGAACGGCGAACTACCCATGCCACGCCCAGAAAGGGATGACTTATCGCCGGCCGACAGTCAGAGGACAATGGGACCATCAGCCACAAACGGTGTAGCTGGTGACCACAGGGGATCGAACGgatcagcttcaacattTGATGCGGTTAGAGAACTGGCGAATAGTGATCCGTTTCGGACGCAAACGAGAAGGGATTCAGCGAAGCAACGATCCAGCGAGACGACAGATGGGAGTGTTTCTGGGGCTTGCTCGGGAGACTGGGCTTCACAAGCGACAAGCGCTACAACGGGCAAGATGCCGATGTCACCAAGCACACGTGGTACGAGTATCGTGAGCGGAGATTCGACTGAACATGCCGTTGGAATTCCTAAGATCAACGTCGACTCTGCAAGTTTGAAAGACAGCTCAGGAACCCTTCACCAGGATGGCTCACCTATCGATGACGAAACAAGGTCCGATGCGAGCACGACAGGTGGAAGCATCGGCAGGGCTGAGGGCAAGTCGCTAcgaaagaaaacaagcaGGTTCAGGATAAAGGATCTTCCCTTTTTCAGAAGACACAAAGGCACGAATTCTCCGTCTACTGCAGACATGACTGGATGA